From the Alloalcanivorax dieselolei B5 genome, one window contains:
- a CDS encoding YbaY family lipoprotein, with protein sequence MKTTLSLSALTVAALLTACDQGPANDSRSSGQGGSAMEGTAMEQEEQQVTLKGEVLYRERIALPPDVTVRVVLEDVSLADAAAKVIAEQTIEPETQVPIPFALTYMRGDVNPDMGMGYAVRAEIRDQQDKLLWTTTERHTVEVGESNDQPVTVIVHRVPGDDTPRENPENMEGVEGAGLSPAAQKVREQGAQFWAAGNEPGWSLAIYPQVKLELVTDYGETTIATPDPGPKEEGGKTLYQASNEDTDLTVEIEQSPCQDDMSGKEYPYTVMVSYGDTTLNGCGQEL encoded by the coding sequence ATGAAAACCACGCTTTCTCTCTCCGCCCTGACGGTGGCCGCCTTGCTGACCGCCTGTGACCAGGGGCCGGCCAACGATTCCCGATCCTCCGGGCAAGGCGGTTCCGCCATGGAAGGTACCGCCATGGAACAGGAAGAACAGCAGGTGACCCTCAAAGGCGAAGTGCTCTATCGGGAGCGCATTGCGTTGCCGCCGGATGTCACCGTGAGGGTGGTGCTGGAGGACGTTTCCCTGGCCGATGCCGCGGCCAAGGTGATCGCCGAGCAGACCATCGAACCGGAAACCCAGGTGCCGATTCCGTTTGCGCTGACGTACATGCGCGGTGACGTCAATCCGGACATGGGCATGGGCTACGCGGTGCGCGCGGAAATCCGCGATCAGCAGGACAAACTGCTGTGGACCACCACCGAGCGGCATACCGTGGAAGTGGGTGAGAGCAACGACCAGCCGGTAACCGTCATCGTTCATCGGGTGCCCGGTGACGACACGCCTCGGGAGAATCCGGAGAATATGGAGGGGGTAGAGGGTGCCGGGTTGTCTCCGGCGGCGCAGAAAGTCCGTGAGCAGGGCGCCCAGTTCTGGGCGGCGGGCAATGAGCCCGGCTGGAGCCTGGCCATCTATCCGCAGGTGAAACTGGAGCTGGTCACCGATTACGGTGAAACCACCATCGCCACTCCGGATCCCGGTCCCAAGGAAGAGGGCGGCAAAACCCTCTACCAGGCCAGCAACGAAGACACCGACCTGACCGTGGAAATCGAACAGAGCCCCTGCCAGGACGACATGAGCGGAAAGGAGTATCCGTACACCGTGATGGTCAGCTACGGCGATACCACTCTGAACGGGTGCGGCCAGGAGTTGTGA
- a CDS encoding helix-turn-helix domain-containing protein: MALTSGSGSFPAFPGPLVARVWNKRDAEREARMAGVHSHDEGQLCGAIDGLLTVRTGATLWAVPAVHAIWIPPRCEHGIDPHGRFDGWALLMREELCAGLPEAPCTVRVSGLLMEAVKRAASWDQESWERRHDPLAAVIAAEIRELPEAPLGLPMPTDPRLLKVARALLDEPADRRDQSEWARWAGLSARTLSRRFPQETGLSFQRWRQRARLLRALEWLANDTPVTTVALELGYDNVSAFIAAFRDRFGVTPGKWRG, encoded by the coding sequence ATGGCTTTAACCTCTGGCAGCGGTTCCTTTCCCGCCTTTCCCGGGCCTCTGGTGGCCCGTGTCTGGAACAAACGGGACGCCGAACGCGAGGCGCGCATGGCCGGCGTGCACAGTCATGACGAAGGCCAGTTGTGCGGCGCCATCGACGGTCTGCTGACCGTGCGGACCGGTGCCACCCTGTGGGCGGTGCCGGCGGTTCACGCGATCTGGATTCCACCGCGCTGCGAGCACGGTATCGACCCCCATGGCCGGTTCGATGGCTGGGCGCTGCTGATGCGCGAGGAGCTGTGCGCGGGGCTGCCGGAGGCACCCTGCACAGTGCGGGTTTCCGGGCTGTTGATGGAAGCGGTGAAACGTGCCGCCAGTTGGGACCAGGAGAGCTGGGAGCGTCGGCATGATCCGCTGGCGGCGGTCATCGCCGCCGAGATTCGCGAGCTGCCGGAAGCGCCGTTGGGGTTGCCCATGCCCACCGATCCACGCCTGCTGAAAGTGGCTCGCGCCCTGCTGGATGAGCCGGCGGACCGGCGCGACCAAAGCGAATGGGCGCGTTGGGCCGGGCTCTCGGCGCGCACCCTGTCACGGCGCTTTCCCCAGGAAACCGGCCTCAGCTTCCAACGATGGCGGCAACGGGCGCGGCTGCTGCGCGCCTTGGAATGGCTGGCCAACGACACCCCGGTGACCACCGTCGCCCTGGAACTCGGCTACGACAACGTCAGCGCCTTCATCGCCGCCTTCCGCGACAGGTTTGGCGTGACACCAGGGAAGTGGCGGGGGTAG
- a CDS encoding REP-associated tyrosine transposase: MAQGHRLRSGRFSETGRIYSITIICWQRNSLFSTLPQGRCAVQAMQGTSWQANTLCFVVMPDHVHWLLQLRDDARLSDVVQKMKSLACKRWRRLCGTNRPLWQRGFHDRALRIDDDVVAAARYIIANPLRAGLVRSVRDYSLWDAVWI; the protein is encoded by the coding sequence ATGGCTCAAGGGCACCGTTTGCGGTCAGGGCGGTTCAGTGAAACCGGACGCATCTATTCGATCACGATAATTTGTTGGCAGAGGAATTCTCTTTTTTCCACCTTGCCGCAAGGCCGGTGTGCGGTACAGGCGATGCAAGGCACTTCCTGGCAGGCCAATACATTGTGTTTTGTGGTGATGCCAGATCATGTGCATTGGCTATTACAGCTTAGGGACGATGCTCGCTTATCCGATGTGGTTCAGAAAATGAAATCATTGGCTTGTAAGCGCTGGCGCCGATTATGCGGAACCAACAGGCCGCTATGGCAAAGGGGCTTCCACGACCGGGCACTGAGAATAGATGATGACGTCGTTGCGGCGGCCAGGTACATCATCGCGAATCCCTTACGAGCAGGTCTGGTCCGCTCCGTTCGCGATTATTCGCTCTGGGATGCGGTCTGGATATAA
- a CDS encoding quinone oxidoreductase family protein, with protein sequence MAKALVMHEAGGPEVLRVEEVDVGDPGPGEVRIKQTAIGVNFHDIYVRSGLYKTLPLPGIPGLEAAGEITAVGEGVEGFAVGERVVYVSGNYGAYADERRISADTLVKIPDGVDEISAASMMVRGSTAHVLLHQVFPLQAGQTILVQSAAGGVGQLLVQWAHHMGATVIGTVGSEEKAELVRARGCDHVILYREEDIVERVRAITQGEGVAVAYDSVGKDTFYASLDCLAPLGHLVNFGQSSGPVEPMPVSLLARGSNTVVRPMRGHYTRDPKERDATAAAFFEALKSGVLTPEPPRVYPFEQIGQAHQDMEDRLTSGAVALKV encoded by the coding sequence ATGGCGAAGGCCTTGGTCATGCATGAAGCCGGTGGTCCGGAAGTGTTGCGGGTGGAAGAGGTGGACGTGGGCGACCCCGGTCCCGGGGAGGTGCGGATCAAACAGACCGCCATCGGCGTCAATTTTCACGACATCTACGTACGCTCCGGTTTGTATAAAACCTTGCCGCTACCCGGCATCCCCGGCCTGGAAGCCGCCGGTGAGATCACCGCGGTGGGCGAGGGAGTGGAAGGCTTCGCGGTGGGCGAACGGGTGGTGTACGTCTCCGGCAACTACGGCGCTTACGCCGACGAACGGAGGATCAGCGCCGATACCCTGGTGAAGATTCCCGATGGCGTGGATGAAATCAGCGCCGCCTCGATGATGGTGCGCGGCTCCACCGCCCACGTGCTGCTGCATCAGGTGTTTCCGTTACAGGCCGGCCAGACCATCCTGGTGCAATCCGCCGCCGGCGGTGTCGGGCAACTGCTGGTGCAGTGGGCACACCATATGGGCGCCACGGTAATCGGCACCGTCGGCAGTGAGGAAAAAGCGGAGCTGGTGCGCGCCCGGGGCTGTGACCACGTGATCCTCTACCGTGAGGAGGATATCGTCGAGCGGGTCCGGGCGATCACCCAAGGCGAGGGCGTGGCGGTGGCCTACGATTCCGTCGGCAAGGACACCTTCTATGCGTCCCTGGACTGCCTGGCGCCGCTGGGACATCTGGTCAACTTTGGCCAGTCCTCCGGCCCGGTGGAACCGATGCCGGTCTCGCTGCTGGCGCGCGGCTCCAACACCGTGGTGCGGCCCATGCGCGGCCACTACACCCGTGACCCGAAAGAGCGGGACGCCACCGCCGCCGCCTTCTTCGAGGCCCTGAAAAGCGGCGTGCTGACACCGGAGCCGCCGCGGGTGTATCCGTTCGAACAAATCGGACAGGCGCATCAGGACATGGAGGACCGCCTCACCAGCGGCGCGGTGGCATTGAAGGTGTAA
- a CDS encoding YigZ family protein — translation MTEPAPPSYPVPAAAVDREIEINKSRFIAWLRPVTNRAAAQAVLAEARERYPDATHHCYAWLIGPPSSAQGAANDDGEPSGTAGRPILNVLQHKGVGDAMVVVIRYFGGVKLGAGGLVRAYSAAAEAVLAAMEVIEQEPTSEVTVSLDFAGEQPLRHWCGQHEAELMEIQYGEGVTARVSLPDLALGDLHAFCAAHGFAIEKP, via the coding sequence ATGACGGAACCGGCCCCCCCTTCTTATCCGGTCCCCGCCGCGGCGGTGGATCGGGAGATTGAAATCAACAAAAGCCGCTTCATCGCCTGGCTGCGACCGGTCACCAACCGGGCGGCGGCACAGGCGGTGCTGGCGGAAGCCCGTGAGCGTTACCCGGACGCCACCCATCACTGCTATGCCTGGCTGATCGGGCCGCCGTCCTCCGCCCAGGGCGCCGCCAACGACGACGGCGAGCCCTCCGGCACCGCCGGACGACCAATTCTCAATGTGCTGCAGCACAAAGGCGTGGGCGACGCCATGGTGGTGGTGATCCGCTACTTCGGTGGCGTCAAGCTGGGGGCCGGCGGCCTGGTGCGGGCCTATTCCGCCGCGGCGGAAGCGGTGCTGGCGGCCATGGAAGTGATTGAGCAGGAGCCCACCAGCGAGGTCACCGTGAGCCTGGACTTCGCTGGCGAGCAACCCTTGCGCCACTGGTGCGGCCAGCATGAAGCCGAGCTGATGGAGATCCAGTATGGCGAGGGCGTGACCGCCCGCGTCAGCCTGCCGGATCTGGCTCTGGGGGATCTGCACGCATTCTGCGCGGCGCATGGGTTTGCCATCGAGAAACCGTAG
- a CDS encoding DUF1330 domain-containing protein, whose product MSIVDPDKDRLPDILAGIPADTPIVMLNLLRFRAVAHYRKSGDADYDGREAYRRYSEVAFRKVEGVGGKLIWSGDALAGVIAPPDEHWDEVLLVRYPSIQAFAAMLADPEYREATRHRTAALEEARLVAMKQSP is encoded by the coding sequence ATGTCCATTGTCGATCCGGACAAAGACCGCCTGCCGGATATCCTCGCCGGCATTCCCGCCGATACCCCCATCGTCATGCTCAACCTGCTGCGTTTCCGTGCCGTCGCCCACTACCGGAAAAGCGGTGATGCCGACTACGATGGCCGCGAAGCCTACCGGCGCTATTCCGAAGTGGCGTTCCGCAAAGTCGAAGGCGTGGGCGGCAAACTGATCTGGTCCGGGGATGCCCTGGCCGGGGTGATCGCGCCGCCGGATGAGCACTGGGATGAAGTGCTGCTGGTGCGTTACCCCTCGATCCAGGCCTTCGCCGCTATGCTGGCGGACCCGGAGTACCGGGAAGCCACCCGTCACCGCACCGCCGCCCTGGAAGAAGCCCGCCTTGTCGCCATGAAGCAGTCGCCATGA
- a CDS encoding capsule assembly Wzi family protein, giving the protein MVDWAKWLKGSAAVALIGWVSGVQAAPWVETGDLRARHHVEALSAMGCFKGLTLTWPLNWSAIAVGMSGMPEECRSSDHAAYLRAAMDQAKGQTRTATLTLGGANQEPLFSHFGSQPMGEADARMAVSYTGRRWAANIEAQYIDNNRDEREVRADGSYLAGRLGNWQLGVGAIDRWWGPGWHSSLAWSSNARPVAGFWVSRQTPYAPQSRWLNWIGPWDLQMFGGQLEQDRGIPDAKLLGGRLTLRPASFLQIGFTRLFQWGGDGATEGGGSLWDAIIGKDNGQQNQDPSNQVAGFDFRASFPLFGVPTSFYGQAMGEDEAGYMPSKYATQFGFDFLTHMGKGSQRFFIEGANTVAGDLFGNAREGVMYEHSRYTSGFRYYGRNLASTWESDAKVATLGVQQFFRSGVVFTAALSSATLNVDGGKRAHVHPDGAEILQAVDEQDVILGELRLEHDFLGGRLTWALAATDDPVETFAGESERLTAMAQWRRTFDW; this is encoded by the coding sequence GTGGTTGATTGGGCTAAGTGGTTAAAAGGCAGCGCCGCCGTCGCGCTGATCGGATGGGTGTCCGGGGTGCAAGCCGCGCCCTGGGTGGAAACCGGTGATCTGCGAGCCAGGCACCACGTGGAAGCACTGTCCGCCATGGGCTGCTTCAAGGGGCTGACCCTGACCTGGCCGCTGAACTGGTCGGCGATTGCCGTGGGTATGTCCGGCATGCCGGAAGAGTGCCGCAGCTCCGACCACGCCGCTTACTTGCGCGCCGCCATGGATCAGGCCAAGGGCCAGACCCGCACCGCCACCCTCACGCTCGGCGGCGCCAACCAGGAACCGCTGTTTTCCCATTTCGGCTCCCAGCCCATGGGCGAAGCCGATGCCCGCATGGCCGTCAGCTATACGGGCCGGCGCTGGGCCGCCAACATCGAAGCCCAATACATCGACAACAACCGTGATGAGCGCGAAGTGCGCGCCGACGGCAGCTACCTGGCCGGCCGTCTCGGCAACTGGCAACTGGGCGTCGGCGCCATCGATCGCTGGTGGGGCCCGGGCTGGCACAGCTCCCTGGCCTGGTCATCCAACGCTCGTCCGGTGGCCGGTTTCTGGGTCAGCCGCCAAACCCCCTATGCACCCCAGTCCCGCTGGCTCAACTGGATCGGCCCCTGGGATCTGCAGATGTTCGGTGGGCAACTGGAACAGGATCGCGGCATCCCCGATGCCAAATTGCTGGGTGGCCGCCTGACGCTGCGTCCGGCCTCTTTCTTGCAAATCGGCTTCACCCGTTTGTTCCAATGGGGTGGGGATGGGGCAACCGAAGGTGGCGGGTCTTTGTGGGATGCCATCATCGGCAAGGACAACGGTCAGCAGAACCAGGATCCTAGCAACCAGGTCGCTGGTTTTGATTTCCGTGCAAGCTTCCCGTTGTTCGGTGTGCCCACCAGTTTCTATGGCCAGGCCATGGGCGAGGACGAGGCCGGTTACATGCCGTCCAAGTACGCCACCCAGTTCGGTTTCGACTTCCTTACCCATATGGGCAAGGGCAGTCAGCGCTTTTTCATCGAGGGCGCCAACACCGTGGCTGGGGATCTGTTCGGCAATGCCCGCGAAGGCGTGATGTACGAACATTCAAGATATACCAGCGGCTTCCGATATTATGGACGCAATCTGGCCAGCACCTGGGAAAGCGACGCCAAGGTGGCGACCCTGGGGGTACAGCAGTTCTTCCGCAGTGGCGTGGTGTTCACCGCGGCCCTCAGCAGCGCCACCCTTAACGTGGATGGCGGCAAACGGGCTCATGTGCACCCGGACGGCGCCGAAATCCTCCAGGCCGTGGATGAGCAGGATGTGATCCTCGGCGAGCTGCGTCTGGAACACGATTTTCTCGGTGGCCGGCTCACCTGGGCCTTGGCCGCCACCGACGATCCGGTGGAAACCTTCGCTGGCGAGAGCGAACGTTTGACCGCCATGGCGCAATGGCGCCGTACCTTTGACTGGTAA
- a CDS encoding polysaccharide export protein has translation MTTTTKSLLITALLGVLGGCAFAPGAHISNAPGWFSEDDGVEAEALPDVVEIHEISTAILRQTEQEGPLMPPEGLLDEPEDYDYRVGPGDVLQITVWDHPELTIPAGSMRSPSEAGNWVHNDGTIFYPYVGKIDVNGLKVTEIRELITSRISQYIEDPQVDVTVAAFRSQKVYVTGEVKQPGAYPITNVPMRLLDAVNAAGGLGENADWTDVDLSRDGTDYRLSLRAVYQEGNPAHNVLMRPGDVVHVARNEDNKVFVLGEVKEAQPVPMTRNGLTLAEALSTVGGFNQQTADASGVFVIRRAQPGAENLVDVYQLNAKDATALVMADAFNLQSRDIVYITAAPVARWNRVIQNILPTVQMIYFGSLAQDRIWDRDN, from the coding sequence ATGACGACAACTACCAAGTCCCTGCTGATCACCGCTCTGCTGGGCGTGTTGGGCGGTTGTGCCTTCGCTCCGGGCGCGCACATTTCCAATGCGCCGGGCTGGTTCAGCGAAGACGACGGCGTGGAAGCCGAGGCGCTGCCCGACGTGGTGGAAATACACGAGATCAGCACCGCCATTCTGCGGCAGACCGAGCAGGAAGGGCCGCTGATGCCCCCCGAGGGGTTGCTGGACGAACCGGAAGACTACGATTACCGGGTGGGCCCCGGTGATGTGCTGCAAATCACCGTTTGGGACCATCCGGAGCTGACCATCCCCGCCGGTTCCATGCGCAGTCCCTCCGAAGCGGGTAACTGGGTGCACAATGACGGCACTATCTTTTACCCCTATGTGGGGAAAATCGACGTCAACGGCCTGAAAGTCACCGAGATCCGCGAGCTGATCACAAGCCGCATCTCCCAATACATCGAAGACCCGCAGGTGGACGTCACCGTGGCGGCGTTCCGCAGCCAGAAGGTCTACGTCACCGGTGAAGTGAAACAGCCGGGCGCCTACCCCATCACCAACGTGCCCATGCGTCTGTTGGACGCGGTGAACGCCGCCGGCGGCCTGGGCGAAAACGCGGACTGGACCGATGTGGATTTGAGCCGTGATGGCACGGACTATCGTCTGAGTTTGAGAGCGGTGTACCAGGAAGGGAATCCGGCTCATAACGTGCTGATGCGTCCCGGTGACGTGGTGCATGTGGCCCGCAACGAAGACAACAAGGTGTTTGTGCTGGGTGAAGTGAAGGAAGCTCAGCCGGTACCGATGACCCGCAATGGCCTGACCCTGGCGGAAGCCCTGTCCACCGTGGGCGGCTTCAATCAGCAGACCGCGGACGCTTCCGGGGTCTTCGTGATTCGCCGTGCCCAACCAGGCGCGGAGAACCTGGTGGATGTGTATCAACTGAATGCCAAGGATGCCACGGCTCTGGTGATGGCGGATGCGTTCAATCTGCAATCCCGCGATATCGTCTATATCACGGCGGCGCCGGTAGCCCGTTGGAATCGTGTGATCCAGAATATTCTGCCCACAGTGCAGATGATCTACTTCGGTTCTCTTGCCCAGGATCGGATATGGGATCGCGATAACTGA
- a CDS encoding low molecular weight protein-tyrosine-phosphatase, whose protein sequence is MFENILVVCDGNICRSPTVAALLRELKPEKSVSSAGLVGLEGHDMDPMARDVARANGLECGEHSGRKLTSALCRDVDLILVMETRQRDRIISQFPEASGKTFLLSHWNGGHDIPDPFRRGREVFERIYPMLRQATEAWAGKL, encoded by the coding sequence ATGTTTGAGAACATCCTTGTGGTATGCGACGGCAATATCTGTCGCAGCCCCACCGTGGCGGCGCTGTTACGTGAGCTGAAACCGGAGAAATCGGTCAGCTCCGCCGGCCTGGTGGGGCTGGAAGGACACGATATGGACCCGATGGCCCGGGACGTGGCCCGGGCCAATGGTTTGGAGTGCGGTGAGCACAGCGGCCGCAAACTGACCAGTGCCCTGTGTCGCGACGTCGACCTGATTCTGGTGATGGAAACCCGTCAGCGGGACCGTATTATCAGCCAGTTTCCCGAGGCCAGTGGCAAGACGTTTTTGTTGAGCCACTGGAATGGCGGCCACGACATTCCCGACCCTTTCCGCCGCGGGCGGGAAGTGTTCGAACGCATCTATCCCATGCTGCGGCAGGCCACCGAGGCCTGGGCCGGCAAACTTTGA